In Silene latifolia isolate original U9 population chromosome 3, ASM4854445v1, whole genome shotgun sequence, a single window of DNA contains:
- the LOC141648535 gene encoding protein CASPARIAN STRIP INTEGRITY FACTOR 1-like, producing MDFLTTKKLCMLLVIISASLISISYAGRNIRPTDSLYNVNKATSLSMDKYYNDEFLIQERALRETTLDYGINDPTPSRDDPPNGGIPHHHE from the exons ATGGATTTCCTGACAACCAAGAAACTATGCATGCTCTTAGTCATCATATCTGCCTCTCTTATATCAATTTCATACGCAG GTCGTAATATTCGGCCAACTGATTCATTGTACAACGTAAACAAG GCAACATCCTTAAGCATGGATAAATATTATAACGACGAGTTTTTAATTCAAGAACGGGCGCTGAGGGAAACCACCCTAGATTATGGAATTAATGATCCTACACCGTCTCGTGATGATCCTCCTAATGGAGGTATTCCTCATCATCACGAGTAA